One region of Eulemur rufifrons isolate Redbay chromosome 1, OSU_ERuf_1, whole genome shotgun sequence genomic DNA includes:
- the CCL20 gene encoding C-C motif chemokine 20 isoform X2, which translates to MTCSSKSLLLAALMTVLLLHLCSKSDASNFDCCLRYTERVLHPKLIVGFTQQLANEACDINAIIFYTKKKLAVCADPKKIWVKQAVRIISQRVKRM; encoded by the exons ATGACGTGCAGTAGCAAGAGTTTGCTCCTGGCTGCTTTGATGACAGTGCTGCTGCTCCACCTCTGCAGTAAATCAGATG CAAGCAACTTTGACTGCTGTCTCCGATATACAGAACGTGTCCTTCATCCTAAATTAATTGTGGGCTTCACACAGCAGCTGGCCAATGAAGCTTGTGACATCAATGCTATCAT tttttacacaaagaaaaaattagctgtttgTGCAGATCCAAAGAAGATTTGGGTGAAACAAGCTGTGCGTATCATCAG CCAAAGAGTCAAGAGGATGTAA
- the CCL20 gene encoding C-C motif chemokine 20 isoform X1 has protein sequence MTCSSKSLLLAALMTVLLLHLCSKSDAASNFDCCLRYTERVLHPKLIVGFTQQLANEACDINAIIFYTKKKLAVCADPKKIWVKQAVRIISQRVKRM, from the exons ATGACGTGCAGTAGCAAGAGTTTGCTCCTGGCTGCTTTGATGACAGTGCTGCTGCTCCACCTCTGCAGTAAATCAGATG cAGCAAGCAACTTTGACTGCTGTCTCCGATATACAGAACGTGTCCTTCATCCTAAATTAATTGTGGGCTTCACACAGCAGCTGGCCAATGAAGCTTGTGACATCAATGCTATCAT tttttacacaaagaaaaaattagctgtttgTGCAGATCCAAAGAAGATTTGGGTGAAACAAGCTGTGCGTATCATCAG CCAAAGAGTCAAGAGGATGTAA